In one Penaeus monodon isolate SGIC_2016 chromosome 20, NSTDA_Pmon_1, whole genome shotgun sequence genomic region, the following are encoded:
- the LOC119585727 gene encoding protein CLP1 homolog, which produces MSEKEFRLDPDSELRFEVEGKQDTVDLTLVNGKAEVFGTELAPDKPYTFFPGAKVAVFTWHGCVLKLSGPTEGTYVAKETPMVMYLNTHACLERLRRHADEGLSRGEDTRGPVTMVVGPGDVGKSTLCRILLNYAVRMGRRPIFVDLDIGQGSIAIPGTIGALLVERAADVGEGFSQEAPLVYNFGHLSPASNMTLYNILVSRMAATIQDKMVGNRKVAASGVVINTCGWIKNEGYKSLTHVAQAFEVDVIIVLDQERLYNELVRDIPFIRVVFLPKSGGVVERTQSMRASARDDRIREYYYGLRTKYHPHSFEVKMSTLQIYKIGAPALPDSCMPADMKVDDHMTKLVPVEPSVKLKHHMLAVSLATEPEDLLTSNVAGFICVLDVDEDLKVMKVLSPQPKPLPKTILILTEIQFMDSS; this is translated from the exons ATGTCTGAAAAGGAGTTCCGTTTGGACCCAGACAGCGAACTCAGGTTTGAGGTTGAGGGCAAGCAGGATACAGTTGATCTCACA TTGGTAAATGGCAAAGCTGAAGTGTTTGGCACAGAACTAGCACCAGATAAGCCGTACACCTTCTTCCCTGGAGCAAAAGTAGCAGTGTTCACCTGGCATGGCTGTGTTCTCAAGCTGTCTGGCCCAACAGAGGGAACATATGTGGCAAAGGAAACCCCAATG GTTATGTACCTTAATACACATGCATGCTTGGAGCGGTTGCGCAGGCATGCAGATGAAGGTCTTAGCCGAGGAGAGGATACCAGAGGACCAGTAACCATGGTTGTTGGTCCAGGAGATGTAGGAAAGTCAACTCTGTGCAGAATTCTCCTCAACTATGCTGTGCGGATGGGACGTCGGCCCATCTTTGTAGATTTGGATATTGGACAAGGATCCATTGCAATTCCAGGAACTATAG GTGCACTGCTTGTTGAGAGAGCTGCTGATGTTGGGGAAGGCTTTTCTCAGGAGGCTCCTCTTGTGTACAACTTTGGGCACCTGAGTCCTGCATCCAACATGACTCTGTACAACATCCTTGTCTCACGCATGGCTGCCACCATTCAAGATAAGATGGTTGGCAATAGAAAAG tTGCTGCCTCAGGGGTGGTTATCAACACATGTGGCTGGATTAAAAATGAAGGTTACAAGAGTCTGACACATGTTGCGCAGGCCTTTGAGGTTGACGTGATCATTGTCCTTGACCAGGAGAGACTATATAATGAACTCGTCAGAGATATTCCCTTCATTAGGGTTGTTTTCTTGCCCAAGAGTGGAGGT GTGGTAGAGAGAACTCAATCCATGAGGGCATCTGCTCGTGATGACCGCATCAGAGAATACTACTATGGACTGCGCACCAAGTACCACCCACACAGTTTTGAGGTGAAGATGAGCACGCTCCAGATATACAAGATTGGTGCTCCAGCCCTCCCAGATTCCTGCATGCCTGCTGATATGAAGGTGGATGATCACATGACCAAACTTGTGCCTGTAGAGCCTA GTGTAAAGTTAAAGCATCACATGTTGGCTGTAAGTCTTGCAACAGAACCCGAGGACCTCTTGACCTCCAATGTCGCTGGATTTATTTGCGT ACTTGACGTTGATGAAGACCTCAAAGTCATGAAGGTCTTGTCTCCACAACCAAAGCCACTCCCAAAAACAATTTTGATTTTGACAGAAATTCAGTTCATGGACTCATCGTAA